TTTGCTATTGACGTTCAGTGTTTAAAGTATTTAAGCAATGATGTATTGAGGTTTTGCTAAATAACAAGGATGTTGCATTAAATGTGAGATGCATGCACAATAATTCAACTTTTCCTCCTTACCTAGGCTCGTGGACCCAAGAAGCATTTGAAGCGTGTCGCAGCTCCCAAGCACTGGATGCTGGATAAGCTGACCGGTGTCTTTGTGAGTATCTAATTTTGTCCTTTAAATTTCTTACTAAGCTTGGTTTTGTGGGGGTACTAAAAAATGAgtaaacttttttgtttgtttgacacCATTTGGTTGTCAGGATATCTCTCTACTGCAAGGAcatgtccttttaaaaaaaacaaaaaaaaacaaaacacattcttGTGGGTATTTCTATATTCGATAGATGAAAGTGAGTGTGACCATTAAGTACAACTAGTGTATTGTGGATTGTGCTTATTTATGGGATAACTGTATTATAACTTATTGGCACTTGGTGCCAATGTAACGTTTATTAAAGATGCACCACACTTGTGTACAATAGATTAgtgtattagatttttttttcacaatcatAGTGACTAAAACACTTCTCCACTGTAGCTTAATCCTGAAGCcttatttttttcctatttacagGCGCCTCGTCCATCCACTGGTCCCCACAAGCTCCGCGAGTGTCTGCCCCTCATCATCTTCCTAAGGAATCGATTGAAATATGCTTTGACTGGTGACGAGGTCAAAAAGATTTGCATGCAACGTTTCATTAAGATCGATGGCAAAGTCCGAACAGATATAACATATCCAGCGGGATTTATGGGTGAGTACTAGTGTAAGAAGTGCTTAGTTTTGTATATTTGAGTTATCAGTGGTTGCAGTTTTATCTGTTTATCCATTTATGAATTTCATGTGTGCCCTGAATTAAAACAggggcattttatttttaattgtttagtttgctCTATCAAAATGTGTCAACATTCTAATCCTTCTCTACATAGATTTGGAGAATGTTGTAGTTTATCAAGTTAAATGGTGCCAGAGAAGATTCTAACAGACCAAGTGACTTCatgtttacatatttataaaactcTGGATTTAAAACCAAAAGAGAAATGTGATCTGGAGCATTTTCCCTTCACATAAACCTTTTTATATAATTGACTGGAAACAACTCCTTTCTCTAATCCAAGTGCAAAACATTTTTATCACTTTTTTGCAgtccatatatatttaaaatgagcTCTGTACTTGTTGAGAAACTGGAAATTAGCAAactgttaaaggggcactgtatcTGCGTCATTTCGTTAAACTGGTTAGTGTCTGGTGTCCTCCTtttattaacctcttaaggaccaaacttctggaataaaagggaatcatgacatgtcacacatgtcatgtgtccttaagtggttacgTTTTTAATGCTTAAAGGAATTTTATAGTGTATGGAAAcacatctgtattcctaacactagagtCTCTTCTGGTTGCTGTAGACCGGAGGGGTGGCTCATGCGCTCGCCGCGCATTCGACCCTTCCCGTAGATGAGCATAGACTGATTTCAACAGAAGCAGGATGAATATGTAATAGCCATCGGAAATTAATGAATGGACAGTAATCCAGTCTCTGTAACGACCactttatcagggttatttactaaagtgagaattcgaaGTGCATTTCaactttaaggccagagtagttaaACTGATAGCACAGCTGAGTGAActgttccagtttggctatttacaCTTTACATCTACAATTAtatttgaattctccctttagtgaataaccctgtaaatgtatctggtgtaaaatgtatataaactATAAGAACgtttaattttaaattacatAATGATTCTGAAGTCCTGTAATTTTGTTTTGAGCTGGgctttgattttgttttttttcctgttgatgtGGGCAAGGTGTATGGTAAATATTCTGTCACACTCAGACCTATTGCATACATTGTTCAACAGATGTCATCAGCATTGAGAAGACTGGTGAACATTTCCGCCTGGTATATGACACCAAGGGTCGGTTTGCCGTCCACAGGATCACAGCCGAAGAAGCCAAGGTGAGATAGGCAATAAGGGTTCTGAACAAATGAATATACAATTGCTTGTCATGTTTAAAGGGTGCACTATAATTTCTTAATCAGTATACTTACTCTGTTCTCAGGGCATTCCAATAGTTTAGAATTTAGGTATTTGCCAATTTTATTCTGCTTGATAAAACAggtaaaaacgtgtgtgtgtgtgtttgtgtgtgtgtgtgtgtgtgtatatatatatatgtgtgtgtgtgtgtgtacacttttgttttaaatggtttttatttttgtgaacaGTGCGTATAGTCAAGTACTTTACATTTATGACTGTGTATGCCTACGTAGAGGCTTAGCTCAGATGGAAAAGCGTTGTATGACGGTGAGCCGTCCAGTGCAACAGGTCTAATCAACAGTTACAATATAACAGTAACAAAGCGGTAACAAAGTGAACTCTGTACAGTTAACAATCATATGTTGGCTGATGACAATGCTGTGGAAGTTAGTAGTAAAAGCTCTTTGAGCATAGGTTGCGCGAGAGCATGTGTTCTCTCAGCCCCCTCTAGTGAGCAACACAGGTAGAGTCAGGTACTTGTATTCTGAAACTTGCCATTGTATAAGAGCCTTATAGGTGAtcattatataaacaaaatgagaaacgtttgtcttgtgtgtgtctgtgtgtgtgccttaaTCATACGTAGCATAGTTGTCGTAGAGTTGTGTGTACACTTTTTAAGGTGATTCTTTTATTATAACATTACATTAAAAAATGTCCCGATCACTGTTTCGACTCCtatatagggtctttttcaaaataaagataaaagacCCTATAGGGGCCTAAACGTTGATCATGACTTTTTTGTTATAATAAAAGAATCACCTTAAAAAAAAcgagtgcactttttttttttttatttttttttttttaataaatatatatttgtacgcTGAGGATGCACCAAGGCAATATTTTGCTTGAATATGCcttaagggtgagtgccaagacaactatatataggtatatacactgaacaacatTATAAGCTCAACACTGTTTTGCCCCCATTTTACATgagttgaactcaaagatctaagactttttctatgtacacaataggCCTGTATTTCTCAAATaatgttcacaaatctgtgttagtgagcacttctcctttgctgagataatacaTCCacttcacaggtgtggcatatcaagatgctgattagacagcatgattattgcaaatgtgtgccttaggctggccacaataaatgtgcaattttactgtatttaggaggtctgaaaaccagtcagtatctggtgtgaccaccatttgcctcacgtcgtgcaacacatctccttcgcatagagttgatcaggttgttgattgtggagtgttggtccactcctcttcaatggctgtgcgaagttgctggatatcaGCAGGACATGCAGCACGCTGTCGTATACactgatccagagcatcccacgcatgcttaatgcGTGACATGTCTGCTGAGTATGCTGtcaatgcaagaactgggatgttttcagcttccaggatttgtgtacagatccttgcagcatggggccgtgcattatcatgctgcaacatgaggtgatggttgtgGATGAATGGCCCTCagaaaatgcacctgtgttcgttgtcaataacatatgcctgcccataccataaccccaccgccacttgatccacaacgttgacctCAGCAAACGACTCGCCTACACAATGCCATACACactatctgccctgtacagtgaaaacctcTCCAAACACCTCTCTAAAGTGACAGACaccatcaaatgtgagcatttgtcGACTCATGTCGGTTACGGCaaagaactgcagtcaggtcgagaccccgatgaggatgacgagcatgcagatgagctttcctgagatggtttctgacagtttgtgcagaaattctttggttatgcaaaccgattgttgcagcagcttttcgggtggctggtctcagacgatgttggaggtgaagatgctggatgtagaggtcctgggctggtatgGTTTACATGTGGTCTGCGGGTTGTGAGGCCAGTTGGatatactgccaaattctctgaaatgcctttggagactacttatggtagagaaatgagcaTTCAatcagtcagcatgccaattgcattcttccctcaaaacttgcgacatctgtggcattgtgctgtgtgataaaactgcacattttagagtggccttttattgtggccagcctaaggcatacCTGTGCAAtagtcatgctgtctaatcagcatcttgatatgccacacctgtgaggtggatggattatcttcgcaaagaagtgctcactaacaccgctttagacagatttgtgaacaatatttgagagaaatatgccctttgtgtacatagaaagtcttcagctcatgaaaaatgagaGCAAATAcaagtgtttataattttgttcagtgtatatggtGTTTTGTTTTGTGGTGAGATGCTggtagatggggggggggggggggggagagagacggcATACAATCCCCCTTTTTAAAGCAACAGGTTTCTACTTCTTGATCAGTAGTTGATCTTTATGGTCCTGTTTGATTTTTCAGTTTTGTACGCTAACACACTTTGCTTTTTTCTGTTATTCCATTGTCATCTTTTTGACCTTGTTAGGAGTGTCattcacttttataaatgaatggTGATACACCATTTTGCTTTTGCTGTCAAGACAGCTGGGAAGTTTATCTCCTAGTTTCAGTGGAACTAATCTCAGAATTAGGTTATTGCAAATAGTGTCTGCCTTTGAAATTCTTTAATGTAAAAAAAGCTTGACcagtgtgcatgtctgatctgcaaagTTTGTCAATGCCTTTCATTGGTCATTTTCATCTCATCTGTGCCTGGGGATGAAGGGCAGGGTTTGTAGTTGCTGTAGACACTAGATCGGCAGCTGATGCAACTCAAAATTCcatattcatataaaaaaaaatacctaaaatTATACATATCTTTTTGGAGCATATTTACTAAActtgttattttacatttatttatatatatatatatatatatatatatatatatatataataacaagtatgtgtgtatatatgtatatataaaataacaagtatgtgtgtatatatgtatatatatatatatatttttttttttttaagagcgtTTGGTTAACATCTCTTGTTCCTGTTTTCAGTACAAGCTCTGCAAAGTGAGAAAGACCTGGGTAGGAACTAAAGGAATCCCTCACTTGGTAACACACGATGCCCGTACCATCCGTTATCCAGATCCACTGATTAAGGTCAATGATACTATCCAGATTGACCTCGAAACTGGAAAGATCACAGACTTCATCAAGTTTGATACAGGTAAGTGTAGCACTAGCTCTCTACCCATCAGTGTTTAGTTTTGCAGACTCTTTGTGAGAACTTTACTTAAAGCTCAACTGTTGCATCATATTTTTGCACTATCCAAGTGGGATGGTTATGctttttccttctgtatccctgtatatttttttttataatgaaagtACTTACAAGTAATGCAAAGATAGACAAGTGCTTTGAAACATTTTAGTGCATATACACTGGTGCGGTGTATAATGCCAAGAGCATGTGTGCTTGTACGTAATTTCTCTGGAGATGTCGAAGCAACATGGGGTTGTTATGGGGAAGTAAGTGCTGCAGATGTGTTTAAACACATTTTGACCactaaaaccactttagcttaaagggaccctatagtcaacagaattagcttaatgtagttgttcttgtgcctATAGACAGTACTTaaaggctttttgttgtaaacactgccttttcagagaaaaggctgtgtttacattacagtctagggacgCATCCAGTGGCCACTGggggtgcttcctggggaagtgctgcacGGACGTTCAGCaactccatgctctgcatggagacactgaaccttcctcatagagatgtgttgATTCGGAGGAAATGCTGATTTGCCAAGGCAGCGCTTGGCGCTGCCCTTGGCCCGTCTCCTTGGCTGGGATCATCAGAATCACTAGCTCAGCTAAtccaatcctttcctatgggaaagtgttgtgattggctgagatcataacttctgatgatgaataaagctgtcttggtgtatagattatgcccctccGATTTCACTGCTAAATTCCTTGCCATTTAGGATTAAAATCACTTGTTCCTGTTAATGCAACCCTAGTCATACTTTGTTTATGTAACCCAAGTCACACCTTCCTGTCTGTGACCTACAGTTTTCtcaatacttcctgtaaagagtgatctaatgtttacacttcctttttattgcacagtctgtttaatttaggttttcttatctcctgcttggTTAATGCCTTCTAGACCCTACACGAGCCTCCTGCATTTTAAAGTAAAATTTCCAGAGCAGGAGATTGCAAGTTTTGAATTGAGTTTCAAATttgatttgaaattctctttataTTTGCTGTGTGTAGGTGTGACTAAAGATGCAAAAACAAAATCATTTTATATCCTAAATGGTTgagaattgagcactgagactgcagggacatattctatactctaaaactgctttattaagctagcTGTTTTGATGCTTGGTGTCCATTCACAGTTGTGTGAACATAACATTCATTGTTAATGTATCTAAAG
This DNA window, taken from Pelobates fuscus isolate aPelFus1 chromosome 9, aPelFus1.pri, whole genome shotgun sequence, encodes the following:
- the RPS4X gene encoding small ribosomal subunit protein eS4, X isoform, yielding MARGPKKHLKRVAAPKHWMLDKLTGVFAPRPSTGPHKLRECLPLIIFLRNRLKYALTGDEVKKICMQRFIKIDGKVRTDITYPAGFMDVISIEKTGEHFRLVYDTKGRFAVHRITAEEAKYKLCKVRKTWVGTKGIPHLVTHDARTIRYPDPLIKVNDTIQIDLETGKITDFIKFDTGNLCMVTGGANLGRVGVITNRERHPGSFDVVHVKDANGNGFATRLSNIFVIGKGNKPWISLPRGKGIRLTIAEERDKRLAAKQTSG